A region from the Brassica napus cultivar Da-Ae chromosome C8, Da-Ae, whole genome shotgun sequence genome encodes:
- the LOC106355400 gene encoding putative disease resistance protein At4g11170, protein MSSWCGPSRRQVKYDVFLSFRGGDTRKNIISHLHKELVRQGIRTFKDDETLETGDRFPERLREAINTSRFAIVVISKNYATSRWCLEELRMIMKLQREKKIAVIPVFYEVDISDVRNHRSGFGLVQHHKDPKIPFWKDALRGIANTQATESRKCKDDATLVEGVVELLSDKLLSMLPMDLGDMVGMEADMDQIEHLLDMSFRTNEVRMVGIWGMAGIGKTAIAKNLYQKHKHHFKIHHCFMEKVSSLKAKSPLDLQKWLLSDILRKKDLKALNLGQGAPCIKSRLVNLKSLIVIDDVDDVKQLDALAKEASWFGPGTRIIITTRDKSLLNSSSCAVYKVEYLKDDKALQIFQRFAFQGAEPPIAYNDLSISISQLAQGLPSALEDFGTYLRGKSLVEWRDALKSFREAPLEKTMVDLKSSYDGLDELGKAAFLHVACLFNGEPVRRVRKLIGQGKAGMRVLKEKSLIKVSSDRRITMHRLLEQMGKHIVRQESNNNPSQQRILWHHDDILRVLDTNTSKHLIEGVVLDVCELRAGVHINWDDFKPMYNLRFLKIYISNQSGVLQPWKEYMTLENNFSVHKLRFLHWDAYPFTTLPTSISPDCLVELKLCYSKLKTLWRGTPKLVKLMKLDLTGSKDLTKLPNLKEAKSLEELILKGCSSLERIPHSICKLSRLQKVDLSNCDRLEKLNISISDSKDNGFEDTSTCLRSVFMFFFGTEPFVGNKLGCSLTDPSIRGNLQIYLKLLEGSADHLSFVSENHVCHDVDLKSPPYGFKSLDIMRCKWVEKGSESKCNSFSGFPWLQELNLINLNIKKIPDDIDQMHVLEKLDLSGNLFEKLPTTMSHLTKLKHLTLSNCRSLEGLPELSQVESLTLSDCTNLRTLVKKHQGTTYSLLELWLDNCKKIESLPNELKHFTKLTCLDLSRHDFKTISSKMVGELTSLVTLSLNYCNNLVSLSGLPLSLKCLNAHGCKSLKTYSLQAAHSDLSPCPNGKDYSSFTRFPAGRRSKEYVLVPASRKQQHVVRSNM, encoded by the exons ATGTCGTCGTGGTGCGGTCCTTCACGTCGTCAAGTCAAATACGATGTCTTCCTCAGTTTCCGAGGTGGAGACACACGTAAAAACATCATTAGCCATTTGCACAAAGAACTTGTGAGACAAGGAATACGTACATTCAAAGACGACGAAACGCTCGAAACAGGAGACCGTTTCCCTGAAAGACTCCGTGAAGCCATCAACACGTCGAGGTTCGCCATTGTGGTTATCTCGAAGAACTACGCTACTTCGAGATGGTGCTTGGAAGAGCTTCGAATGATAATGAAGCTTCAACGGGAGAAAAAGATTGCTGTGATTCCTGTTTTCTATGAAGTGGATATCTCTGACGTTAGAAATCATCGAAGTGGTTTTGGTTTAGTACAACATCACAAAGATCCCAAGATTCCATTCTGGAAAGATGCGCTTAGGGGAATCGCAAACACACAAGCCACCGAGTCAAGAAAATg CAAGGACGATGCCACGTTGGTTGAGGGAGTTGTTGAACTTCTTTCAGACAAGTTGTTGTCTATGTTGCCAATGGACCTCGGGGATATGGTTGGTATGGAAGCTGACATGGACCAAATCGAACATCTCTTGGACATGTCCTTTAGGACCAATGAGGTTCGCATGGTAGGAATCTGGGGAATGGCAGGCATTGGCAAAACTGCCATAGCCAAGAATCTTTATCAAAAACATAAACACCATTTCAAGATTCATCATTGTTTCATGGAAAAGGTTTCTTCTCTGAAAGCAAAGAGTCCCTTAGATCTACAGAAATGGCTTCTTTCAGATATTCTTCGGAAAAAAGATCTCAAGGCACTGAACCTTGGCCAGGGAGCTCCTTGTATCAAGTCAAGGCTCGTAAACCTAAAATCCCTCATTGTTATTGATGATGTGGACGATGTGAAACAGCTGGATGCCTTGGCAAAAGAGGCTAGTTGGTTTGGACCAGGGACACGAATCATCATAACAACACGAGACAAGAGCTTGCTCAACTCCTCCTCCTGTGCCGTGTACAAAGTTGAGTATCTGAAGGATGATAAGGCACTCCAGATCTTTCAGCGGTTTGCTTTTCAAGGAGCAGAACCTCCTATTGCCTACAATGATCTTTCTATAAGTATCTCTCAGCTTGCTCAAGGTCTTCCTTCTGCCCTTGAGGATTTCGGCACTTATCTCCGCGGCAAGTCCCTAGTGGAGTGGCGAGATGCTTTGAAATCGTTTCGGGAAGCTCCTCTCGAGAAAACCATGGTGGACTTGAAAAGTAGCTACGATGGTTTAGATGAACTCGGTAAGGCGGCTTTTCTTCATGTGGCATGCCTTTTCAATGGAGAACCTGTCCGGCGAGTCAGGAAACTTATTGGTCAAGGTAAAGCCGGAATGAGAGTTTTAAAGGAAAAGTCTCTCATCAAGGTGTCTTCTGATAGGCGTATAACTATGCACCGTTTGCTGGAGCAAATGGGGAAACATATTGTGCGTCAAGAGTCAAACAACAACCCTTCTCAGCAACGTATCTTGTGGCACCATGACGACATCCTTCGAGTACTTGATACCAATACA AGTAAGCACTTAATTGAAGGAGTGGTGCTAGATGTTTGTGAATTGCGCGCTGGAGTTCACATCAACTGGGATGATTTCAAGCCGATGTATAATCTGAGGTTTCTTAAGATATATATCTCTAACCAATCAGGAGTTTTACAACCATGGAAGGAATATATGACTCTAGAGAACAATTTCAGTGTACATAAGCTTAGGTTTCTACATTGGGATGCATATCCTTTTACAACCTTGCCTACCAGTATCAGTCCAGATTGTCTTGTTGAACTAAAGCTGTGTTACAGCAAGCTCAAGACCCTTTGGCGTGGAACACCG AAACTTGTGAAACTGATGAAACTAGATTTGACCGGATCTAAGGATCTAACAAAACTTCCAAATCTCAAGGAAGCAAAGTCTCTAGAGGAGTTGATACTGAAAGGTTGCAGCTCCTTGGAACGGATTCCACACTCCATATGCAAACTATCTAGACTCCAGAAAGTTGATTTGTCCAACTGTGATAGGCTGGAAAAGCTGAACATCAGTATATCGGATTCTAAAGATAATGGCTTTGAAGACACAAGCACGTGCCTTAGATCAGTCTTCATGTTTTTCTTTGGCACAGAGCCGTTTGTGGGAAATAAACTGGGGTGCTCTCTTACAGACCCATCAATCAGAGGCAACTTACAAATCTACTTGAAGCTTCTTGAAGGATCTGCAGATCATCTAtcttttgtttctgagaacCACGTCTGTCATGACGTGGACCTCAAGTCACCTCCCTACGGTTTTAAATCACTGGACATCATGCGGTGTAAGTGGGTTGAGAAGGGTAGTGAGTCCAAATGTAATAGCTTCTCAGGGTTTCCTTGGTTACAGGAGTTAAATCTCATCAACCTAAACATCAAGAAGATCCCAGATGACATTGACCAGATGCACGTCCTGGAGAAGTTGGACCTCAGTGGGAATCTCTTTGAGAAGTTACCTACGacgatgagtcatctcaccaagTTGAAACATTTGACGCTTTCCAACTGCCGCAGCCTTGAAGGACTGCCAGAACTATCTCAGGTTGAGAGTCTAACACTTTCTGACTGTACCAACCTCCGAACTCTGGTGAAGAAACATCAAGGAACAACATACAGTCTGCTTGAGCTTTGGCTTGACAACTGCAAGAAAATCGAGTCATTACCAAATGAGCTTAAGCATTTCACCAAGCTGACATGTTTAGATCTCAGCAGACACGATTTCAAGACAATATCGTCAAAGATGGTGGGCGAGCTAACCTCATTGGTAACTCTCAGTCTCAATTACTGCAACAACCTTGTATCACTGTCAGGGCTTCCACTAAGTCTCAAGTGTTTAAATGCACATGGCTGCAAGTCTTTAAAAACTTATTCCCTTCAGGCCGCGCATTCAGATCTTAGCCCTTGCCCCAATGGGAAGGACTATAGTTCATTCACTAggtttccagctggaagacGCAGTAAAGAG TATGTGCTTGTCCCTGCTTCCAGGAAACAGCAACACGTCGTAAGGTCAAACATGTGA
- the LOC125591717 gene encoding NDR1/HIN1-like protein 13, with translation MTDDRVYPASKPPGVAGATANPTFPATKAQLYSANRPAYRPPAPRRRTHSRGCCRRCCCWTIFVIILLILLLAAASAVVYLIYCPQRPSFTVSSLKVSSLNLTSSTHLATAISLSVVAKNPNKNVGFSYDAADVTVYRVSPGDDDVVIGKGSIASFVHGEKNTTLLKSTVGSPPGDLDELSASKLKGDLKAKRGVAVKIVLDTKVKVKMGAVKTPKSGIRVTCEGIRAVAPTGKKATTAVTTAAKCKVDLRFKVWKFTF, from the coding sequence ATGACAGACGACAGAGTCTACCCGGCCTCTAAACCTCCCGGCGTTGCCGGAGCAACCGCCAACCCAACTTTCCCGGCGACTAAAGCTCAGCTCTACAGCGCAAACCGCCCCGCTTACCGTCCGCCAGCCCCCCGCCGCCGCACGCATAGCCGCGGATGCTGCCGTCGCTGCTGCTGCTGGACGATTTTCGTAATCATCCTCTTGATCCTTCTCCTCGCCGCCGCGTCCGCCGTCGTTTACCTAATCTACTGTCCTCAGCGTCCGAGCTTCACCGTCTCTTCCCTCAAAGTCTCCTCTCTCAACCTCACCTCCTCCACGCACCTCGCCACCGCCATATCCCTCTCCGTCGTTGCCAAGAACCCGAACAAAAACGTCGGGTTCAGCTACGACGCCGCCGACGTCACGGTCTACAGAGTCTCCCCCGGAGACGATGACGTTGTGATCGGTAAAGGCTCGATCGCGTCGTTTGTGCACGGTGAGAAGAACACGACTCTGCTTAAGTCTACGGTGGGGAGTCCTCCGGGAGATCTTGACGAGCTGTCGGCGAGTAAGCTCAAGGGAGATTTGAAGGCGAAGAGAGGAGTGGCGGTTAAGATTGTTCTTGACACGAAGGTGAAAGTGAAGATGGGAGCTGTGAAGACGCCTAAGTCAGGGATCAGGGTTACTTGTGAAGGGATTAGAGCGGTGGCTCCGACGGGGAAGAAGGCGACGACGGCTGTTACCACCGCTGCTAAGTGTAAGGTTGATCTCAGGTTCAAGGTCTGGAAATTCACTTTTTAA